The Gemmata palustris genome includes a region encoding these proteins:
- a CDS encoding alpha/beta hydrolase, with protein MPATKPHRTVEHPTEGFRSAVLAPATDRPVRVYLPTDYQPKYAYPLVVLFHAEGECEEHSVRLVPQLSRRNYIVLCLRGPVKLGCRADGRPAFGWTEGKADPGTRAALAYVMNQFSVHADRVFLVGTGEGATAAYRLGLSMGTRVAGVVALNGRLPKGRLAANTLRVLIGHGTANPVVPVAEARRAAAQLTRSGSTVRVNRYATSHRAPPEMLGDANRWIMEQITGKSLAHSH; from the coding sequence ATGCCGGCTACCAAACCTCACCGCACCGTCGAGCACCCGACCGAAGGGTTCCGCTCGGCCGTTTTGGCGCCGGCGACGGATCGCCCGGTTCGCGTGTATTTACCGACCGACTACCAGCCGAAGTACGCGTACCCGCTCGTGGTGCTGTTCCACGCCGAGGGCGAGTGCGAAGAGCACTCGGTCCGGCTCGTACCCCAACTGAGTCGGCGCAACTACATCGTGTTGTGTCTCCGCGGGCCGGTCAAGCTCGGTTGCCGCGCGGACGGCCGACCGGCGTTCGGCTGGACCGAGGGGAAAGCGGACCCGGGAACGAGGGCCGCGCTCGCTTACGTGATGAACCAGTTCAGCGTTCACGCCGACCGCGTGTTCCTCGTCGGCACCGGCGAGGGGGCCACCGCCGCGTACCGCCTGGGCCTGTCGATGGGCACCCGTGTGGCCGGCGTCGTCGCACTGAACGGCCGGCTGCCGAAGGGCCGCTTGGCCGCGAACACGCTCCGCGTGCTGATCGGGCACGGCACCGCGAACCCGGTGGTGCCGGTCGCCGAGGCCCGGCGCGCGGCCGCGCAACTCACGCGCTCCGGCTCGACTGTTCGCGTGAACCGCTACGCGACGTCGCACCGCGCCCCGCCCGAAATGCTCGGCGACGCGAACCGCTGGATCATGGAACAAATCACCGGCAAGTCACTGGCTCACAGTCACTAA
- the cysC gene encoding adenylyl-sulfate kinase: protein MSNIFFHTGTVAREERSKLLKQTGATLWFTGLSGSGKSTLAMALEQVLIQRGHAAYALDGDNVRLGLNAGPKILADTRGYGEEQAQRFGLGFSAADREENVRRIGEVAKLFADAGLFALTSFISPYRKDRDAARKAHEQNKTGAIPFIEVYVNTPIETCEQRDPKGLYKQARATVGTGKSAGFTGIDDPYEPPVEPELTFDATAQTVEQGVALVLKYLEEKGLLGKV from the coding sequence ATGTCCAACATTTTCTTTCACACCGGTACGGTCGCGCGTGAGGAACGATCGAAGCTCCTGAAACAAACCGGAGCGACTCTATGGTTCACGGGGCTATCGGGTTCGGGCAAGTCCACGCTGGCGATGGCGCTCGAACAGGTGCTCATCCAGCGCGGGCACGCGGCCTACGCCCTGGACGGGGACAACGTTCGGCTCGGGTTGAACGCCGGGCCGAAAATTCTGGCCGACACCCGCGGGTACGGTGAGGAGCAGGCGCAGCGGTTCGGCTTGGGATTCTCTGCCGCCGATCGCGAGGAAAACGTCCGCCGCATCGGGGAAGTCGCGAAGCTGTTCGCGGACGCGGGGCTGTTCGCGCTCACGAGCTTCATCAGCCCGTACCGCAAGGACCGCGACGCGGCACGCAAGGCCCACGAGCAGAACAAGACCGGGGCCATCCCGTTCATCGAGGTGTACGTGAACACCCCGATCGAGACCTGCGAACAGCGCGACCCGAAGGGGCTGTACAAGCAGGCCCGTGCCACGGTCGGGACCGGGAAGAGCGCGGGGTTCACGGGCATCGATGACCCCTACGAACCGCCGGTGGAGCCGGAACTCACCTTCGACGCGACCGCGCAAACAGTGGAACAGGGCGTCGCGCTCGTGCTGAAGTATTTGGAAGAGAAGGGGCTGCTGGGAAAAGTTTGA
- a CDS encoding prenyltransferase/squalene oxidase repeat-containing protein — protein sequence MTALVTSLAMAIAAPVPLDKKADAEFETKVAPARAKAIKFLKDSQQPDGSWDGVVIKSLVDMDGGTTSLAVLGLLEAGASTKDPAVVKAIDYLLALKPNKTYVVSLRTQVLARADAKKYAKEIQAGADWLLEKAIIRQGKLVGWSYPGNEIADNSNTHFAVMGMHAAAQAGAKVDAGIWRKIRDLYADTQHRDGGWVYHNAGGDGPSHSMTVAALLSLAVAVKYDKQAKEPDAAFEKGMAALLGDKLGKFGDGKSAACSWMTTAELGRALGATEFKSGKLTKAWYREGTEKLLKEQQPDGSWKPSELGIDKSYPVISTACGLYLIGRPVK from the coding sequence ATGACGGCGCTCGTGACGTCTCTGGCAATGGCAATTGCGGCCCCGGTTCCGCTCGACAAGAAAGCGGACGCAGAGTTCGAGACCAAGGTCGCCCCGGCCCGCGCAAAAGCGATCAAGTTTCTGAAGGACTCGCAGCAACCCGACGGCAGTTGGGACGGGGTGGTTATCAAGTCGCTCGTTGATATGGACGGCGGAACCACCTCACTCGCGGTACTCGGCCTGCTCGAAGCGGGTGCCTCCACGAAAGACCCGGCCGTTGTAAAAGCAATCGATTACCTGCTCGCGCTCAAGCCGAACAAGACTTATGTCGTGAGCCTGCGGACCCAAGTCCTCGCGCGGGCGGACGCGAAGAAGTACGCGAAGGAGATCCAGGCGGGCGCCGACTGGTTGCTCGAGAAGGCGATCATACGGCAGGGCAAATTGGTCGGTTGGAGCTACCCGGGTAACGAGATCGCGGACAACTCCAACACGCACTTCGCAGTGATGGGCATGCACGCCGCGGCGCAAGCCGGCGCGAAAGTCGATGCGGGCATCTGGCGCAAGATCCGCGACCTCTACGCGGACACACAGCACAGGGACGGCGGTTGGGTGTACCACAACGCCGGCGGTGACGGCCCGAGCCACAGCATGACAGTGGCGGCGCTATTGAGTTTGGCGGTCGCCGTGAAATACGACAAACAGGCGAAGGAACCGGACGCGGCGTTCGAGAAGGGCATGGCCGCTCTGCTCGGTGACAAGTTGGGCAAGTTCGGCGACGGAAAGAGCGCGGCCTGTTCGTGGATGACCACCGCCGAACTCGGTCGGGCGCTCGGCGCGACCGAGTTCAAGTCGGGCAAATTGACGAAGGCTTGGTACCGCGAGGGAACCGAGAAATTGCTGAAAGAGCAACAACCGGACGGGTCGTGGAAGCCGAGCGAGCTGGGCATCGACAAGAGCTACCCGGTCATCAGCACCGCGTGCGGGCTATACCTGATCGGCCGGCCCGTCAAGTAG